From Cucumis melo cultivar AY chromosome 3, USDA_Cmelo_AY_1.0, whole genome shotgun sequence:
gaatgttatgatttaacgtttgaaaaagatttaaaaatacaaaattatcatattaatttaaataccAAACTAGTAATTTAGCATTTAGAATAGAATGGAATAAGAATTTATGGGGAAGCACACTAAAAAGTCAAAGCTGCAGCTGCCAACCAAACTTTGTGACTTTAGAAGGGTTACCCcaaatgatatatatatcaaaaaatagtctcaaatttttatatatatttaaaaaatttggtagtaaaaaaaatatatatatatatatatatcaacaatAAACAATTAGGAAATACAaattagaaaggaaaaaaaaaatagtaaagaaGGTAATGGAAAAAtagcataattaattaatagaatgAATTGAAAAAGTTGGGAAATGGGATGTGATGTAAGCATTTGGATTGAGCAGTAGTGAGTCTTAGCTATAAAGTTTTCACATGCATGCACTCATTTCTCATCTATccttactttttcttttccttttttctatttattattttctatcatATTCCATTATACTAAATAAAATAGTATTTCTAAATTTCAACCCTTCATTGTTTTTTccaaccaaaagaaaaaaaaaataattaaaagttatAAGAAATTAATTGGATTACAATTTTAGTAGTTTCTATATTTAACCTTAATTTTAAGTATTTATAGGTATGcctttttaagttttatttccATCCATCCTTTTCCTACCTCACCTACTAAACTATTTTGTGTAActatttttatatctttatcGATTTGTTATTATGtacttatatatattttattgtgATAATCGTGAAAGTGAGAGATCAATTTTTTCGATTTTAAGTCACTGTGCTAAACGTactgttttatttttatattttaaaattttattttagaaaaatagggttattttgaaacttattgTCGATATGCAAACAAGTAGATATGAGAATGGTAGTAAGTGGTGAGTAAAAAtttgttattataattaaactttAATAGTACGAATTGATTAGGTAAATAATTGCGAATTCtttgttttcattttctttgaTTAGGTAAATACTTACTTTTGACATTGctattttaattttggtttattttcgTCTTTACCTTCTCAAATTAAAATCTCAATTTTCATCTCTTTAATTTTCACAAAGTAACAATTTGTGATATCTATTTAcgaaaaaaattaacataaattttATACACAGCTAGAAATCATTTAATACAAATTTATGGCTAAAGcttattttaactattttacaaaattttcaTCTTCATGATTGAATAATGAATGTGTTTATCAGAATTGTTCCATgtttaaattatttgtttttttcctatttGGACAGGATTGGTAGGACAAAGGTTGTTTGATCAAATGTTTATCTTTTTCGTTGTGAGAGTGatctatatatatttgtttcatTCGATGTCGTAGTCATGGAACTGGATTGTACTAGCTTATCTTAATATGCTCTAAAATTTGAAAGGTCATCTAGGTGAAGGTCTACATTTTCCACGGTCGTAATATTTGAATAGTTTATCGCAAATTCTTTACCTTTGGTGTTGACGCGAGCTATCTTcatgtttgtgacaatttgcTACCCATGGTTCGTTacgttttctcttttttctattGAAGATGCAGACCAATACTATTTGAAATTGATTTGACCTTTTGGTAAGACGGAGAGCTCACCCTTCAATAGTTTAGTATTGGAGTAGTTGTATAGTAATTTATTAGGAAACAAAGCTATTGTTTAATTAATGATATATAGGTGCACCTTTAGCTTTTAAATTGTAGTAAATTAGAAGCTTCTATTCTATAGGGGAATAATATATAGGGGATAGGGTCCAATTGGCCTAAGAGTGAACACTATTGGAATAAGGATTGGTAAAATCACATGGTCACAAGAAGACCCCATCTTCCATGTTGGGATTCATCATTGTATATTGCAACAAGAAACAACATGTGATACCTCAATGCCTCGAATATTGCCGAATTAATTgtttttatgtatatatgatTTGTCACGTAACTTTAAACTTTAATTAAAGATCTAATTCTTTTGACAAAACATTAGAAAGACAGCTGTTCACAtttgaaaagttcaagaaaGTGATAGGCTCAAATACACTGTAAAACTAATATATGACGTTGCTTTTCGATCGTTCCCAATTAGAAACACTTTAAATTTAGATGTACTCTATGATTAAAGAGTGTGAGTCGTACAAAAACTTTAAAAGAACACTCTTATAATTGGGTGAAAGGATAGATTCACATTGTTTGattgtaataattttttatgtaataaaatatttttctaaaatttttcatttattttgctCATTAACGTAGAAATATGAACATGTTTTTTCCGACATATTCTAATTTAAACCTAACACTTTTAACTCAACGTAAGAATAATTTAACTAATAAAAGTACTATACTGTCTTAAATATTAAGTATCTAAATCTTTACTCCACGTTATTGaatataagagaaaaaaaaaaacgattaaATCCAACTTGACAAACTATGTACAATAATTGGAATTATCAATCATGTTCCATGTGGAAGGTGTAACTATTTgaaccaaaataaaatttatatttttcaatgAGTCATAAGCAATGGTTATGGATTACAAACAGTACATATGGGGGTGCATCAAAGAACTTGAGGAAATGACCAAGAAATTAAACTTATGAGAACCACACCCATTGTCAAGCTGCTTATTCTtgtcaaaatataaataattaactTGTGTATATGTAATTTAGTAAAGAAACAATTCAAATGTCCCTCCAAAACAAACCAACAAAAATGGATACCAAGTTAGTAAAGGGATCGAAGTAGTCACGAGTGTTTTAAGCACACATTTGACAAATAATAACTTTGATTGCTAATATAGATTTGATATTCTTTAGTAAATTAAAGAAGAGTGCGGTGTTTGATTGAAAGTGACCGTTTAGATAGTAAGACTAATTTGATTTAGGAAAAAAATTCCACTCGCacttaaaaggaaaaagaaaagcaaaaataTATTTCTAAGAATTACTTTATTTGAAATACAATCTCTTAATCAAGTAATATGGTATCAATATTTAGTGCATGAAAATGGGTTTGGTACACCTATTtacttttgtttatttatttatttatttatgaaacaTAGGAAATAATTTCACCTTAAAAATTAGATTTTACCAAACACAATAAAATTCATAAttgtcactttttttttaagttaaatttcAACGTCTTAACTCGAAATCTAACCtgtttttatatataaagaaaattaaaaaatttgctTGTATCATTTgtaaaatatttgaatcatGAATGGAAGATGTATTTGATATTCTTTATTGGAGTTAAGAAAGAGAGTGAAATAAAGaattgccttttttttttttttttcttttttagtttattattGGAAACTAAACATCAATTTTCCACTAACCAAACTATGAAGTCggagaagaaaatgaaattatgGGAGGAAAGAAAAATTGTTATTTGTTAATGTAATGGACCAACAGGAGCAATGTCGGCAGGGGTCAAGACGGCGACGTTTTGTGGTAATAAAATAGATAAAatctaccttttcttttctttttaaaaattttaatttagtaacATTTAATATTAAAATCCGCCTAATTATACGGATAAAAGTGGGTGTTTGTTTTGCTAATTCACTTGTTTTTAGTAAACAAATCCATGGGGTTTACATTAAATGTCCACCAAATTTTAAGCAATTTCCGAAAATTATGTGTAATTATTGAATTCAATTTAATTATGGAACCCTAATTTTACTCCTATTTTTAATCTCTAAAGTTAATAATAAAATGAACAACAAAAGGCATTCTAACTTCCAACAAATGAttcgaaaagaaaaagataatagtTAGGCAGATAATAACTTTTACTTATGGGCAAATATTGCATAAAAGGCTAGATAGAAATTAAATTGGTCAAATATTCTGAATCTAAGAATAATACAATggttaaagtatatatataaatcatcGGGCCGAAAGGTATATTGGTTAGAGTATATATATTAATGGTATTGTATGTTGTgtcattttttttgtaaagcTACTTGGTTTGGTCGTGTTTTTAGATGTTAGATTAAAGTGAGGATGAATATCACTAGAGCAAATGGATGTGACTATCTAAAGGCATCAAAGAGTTCTCAATCAAATACTTTATGATGTTTATGTCAACCCAACAACGGGTAAGAAAAATGGATTAATCACAATTAGAGTTGTATGCGACAAATTAGAAAGGAGATAAATGTACTTTTCTTACATCTAATCATATTGATTTAATAGTGATTTGATTTGTGAAAAGCTCTAGATACCGATACTAGGTGAGATCAATAGTCAACCAAAGATTGCACCTTAAAAAGGTTTCATGTGCGTTTGGGTCTCTCGAGCTAACTCGTTATAACTCTAGTATGGTGTCCATTTTTTCATGTGTCTCTTGATGAGACTCATTTCGAGGTAACAAGTTGAGGAGGAAACAAATTTGTGTTAAAAGAGAAACAATAAGaacatttcaattttcaaagtATCAAAATATCAATTGATGATGGCCTCGCACCAGCACTAGCAATGTTGGGCCATTAGGTGCTTCACATTCTAAATTGGTCGGTTGTTCTTTTAAGGCcgaaataagtaaataaaataaaagcaaCAATTTGTGAGCATTTATACCAAGAAAAAATTGATATCCATCTTGCCTATATCAACTCCCGTATTCACACCTCAAATAGTCCAATGTCAAAGAAAGTTGTAGAAGATTAATTTTCAAGTAATGGTCACCGTGATGGTTTAATTAACTATTCATTTTATAAGTACTGTTGTGTTTTTAATTAcatgtattttaaaaataaattagaataatAGTTTTAGATGACAAAACTACTAactataaatatagcaaaatatcactctctattagtgatagattgCAATATATCGTGATAGATTTTATTTCTACCAGCAAGCCAAATCGGAAATTACTATGCACAAAACAGAATGATACCAACTTCATTCAGTATTATTGTATCAAAACCATCATggtaaaaagaagaagaaaaaaactacAAAATATGGGATGAATAGAATAGGGATCCAAAAAGACGATACAGTGCAAAATCAATTCATAATCATTATACATCTAAGGACGTAAAAATCAAACTCAGAAGACTCATATTTTGCAAGTAAAATAGTACAAAGATACTACTTTgaattctaaaaaagaaaaagaaaaagaaaaagaaaactcatAAACTAATTAGGAGAAGAATCCTACATGTCTATCTTGATATCCAATCAGTCCTTGTACAAAAAGGCAGATACAATTGTGCAAAATATCCCTCCATGGGATGCCATGCTTGTTTCCATTATAAATATCCTCAAGACAATTTCTAAGATCCAATGTCTTAGCTCCATAAACTATCTCCAATGGCATGTATATGATCACTCCTGCAAGTATATTTTTGCTTATCACTAGACAGAACagaattttccttttttctttttataataagATCACTGGCAGCAAGTAATAGTAAGCATGGTAGGTTTAACTCACATCAGCATCGGATCTAGCCGGAGATGGACTACGCGAATCAACTGGTTTATCATCTGGTGAGCCATTATCTCCCTTTGGTGAGCGTTCATTGTCGCTTCTACCCCTAGATGGTGGTGTCCTACGTGGAGATATGCTTCTCTGAGTATCGGGGGAATGTCGGGTGGGCGACATGCTGAAATCAATATAGAATCCATTTCCAATTAGAATACAGACCCaccagaaaaaagaaaaaataataataataacaataaataattaGGAGAACTTGGCTAGGTTCGTGGCAATCTGAGATTTTTGTgaagttaaataaaaaatgtgattGCTAAAAACAAGAAATATGATAAATATGAGATTTATGTGAAGTTATGAGGACCTTGCTGGGTTCATGGCAATGTGAGATTTCTGTCAAgttaaatgaaaaatattttcagaaacagtttttcatttttcaGCCAAGCATTTAGTCCCCAATTTTTGTTTAGTTTACGCATATTCAGATCTGTAACCATTTTAGTCCTTGAACTATATAATAAGTAACAATTTAGTCCATGTATATTACAGTTGGTTACACTTTTGTCCTTATCCAGAAGAAAAACATTATAAAGGTTCGATGAAATTTAGAACCGATTAAAGATCAAATTTGTCAACTATAAGTCGTCGTGTAATAAAAGTTGACAAATAACTTTCATATGCTAAAAGTTCAAGAAACATATTGTAACAAATTTGATAGCATGTGGACTAAATCGTTACTTCTACGGAAGTTCAGGGACCAAAAAGTCAAAAGTGTTTCTTTAAGCTACTTGTGGAATAAGATGGCATTTACTTAGTTTTAGTCTCAAAAGCCTACTTTGAAGAACTAATGTTGTTATTCTTAAGAAAATTATGGGCTGAGATATTTAGCCACCCGAAACAACTAATGGATTGGCAAGCATTACCAAGGGCTTAAGACTATCCCACAAAAGAGTAACAAAATTATGAATGTATTTATGTACCTTCTATCAGAGTGGCTAGCACTACGCCGTTCATCATCATCTCTTCCCCTCCGGCGATCTTTACTACGGTCAGGACTAGCACTACGACTCCTACTGCGATAGCGCTCTCTCTCACTTCTGTGGGGCCTATCACGATCATATCTCTCACGGCTTCTACTGCGGCTTCTTCTCCTGTAATCCCTATCCCTATAGTCATCACGGTGCCTGAAATGTTTTTGCAATCCATAAGAGAAGGGTAGAATAACCAGCTTGCAACAATGAGATTACAATCAACTGCCTGTAATGAtaagaaatttcatttaaaacaaGTCTTATTAACCACTTGTTCCTTATCTCATAATTTTTTTGTCAAAACCAGTTAATCAAATACAAGttcagaaaaaaaaacccaaagaaagaaaaaagcagCATGACTTCGTATTTTCAATATATTGCTTCAAGCAACAGACCATCTCAATTTCTTCACTCCTTTTGTTTATATCTTATCTGCAATCCACAAAATCTAAGGCATGGATTCATGAAACATGACCGTGTGTTGTATAACCACTTGGCTGGTAAAATAACAAGGCGAGGCCAGAAGCGATTACATTTATGAACCAActcaagaaaaaaagaaaaggacttCGTAGAATTACTTAATTGCAGTATGCAGCATTGGTATTTCATAACTTCTTTATGCATCAGACGTTAAATGAAGGAATAGTTACAAATCATATCCTTATAGTTTGTACATTTTGCAAAATGCATCTGTTTCTAACAATTCAATTGTTTATGCAATATCAAGAGAAACCATATCCTTGCCTAATAATCAATACACATAGCTAAATCTAAAGCAGAAAAATGGACGCAAGTCATCATCCTAAATGAACTACCAAGGAAATAGAATTCATAACCAGCGAGGATAGCATTGCCTCTCTCGCCCTAAATGACTATGCAGAAGAGTAGATCGAATTTTTGTTTGGATTCACAGTTACATGAGGGTAGTTCAATTACGtcaagaaaatataaaattctTCACCAGAACTCTGATACGAGTTCGTGTGCATTTAGACAATAACTCTCACCTTGAACGTGGACTGCGGCTTCTTGACCTTCCCCTTGTCTTCGAAGATGACTCCATTACTCTCCCTTTACGACTGAAAAAACCCAAAACTCAAAAATCAAAACATGGGCGACAAATTACATACAAAaccatttaaaacaatttctcATAAACTCACATTTTCTCAGCATTAGGACCATACTTAGCAAATTGAACCATAATTTCTCTGCCATCCAACATTCGTCCTAGATAGGAAAGTAGAAACCCAAATTGATTTCCCATAAAAACAGCAGCaaagttaaattgaaaaagCTCAAGCTTAATGTGAGTTTTCGTTCGAACTGAAGCTGACCATCAAGCTTATCAATTGCCTTCTGTGCTTCATCCGCATACTTATATCGAACAAACGCAAATCCTCGCGAATCCCCAGTCCTAAAAACAAACACCCATCAACCAAATACACACCCCAATTCATGAAAACACATGAAAaagaacattaaaaaaaaacctgCGGTCTCGGGGGATGAAGACATCGACGACCTTTCCATACTTATCGAAAAGGGGGTAGAGATCATCGGCTGTAGTACCTGCAAAACAAGAGTAGAAGGgaagaaattaaggaaaaagACAGAGAAAAAGAGATGAAGTTTGAAGATAAGAGAAGAAATGGGGTTGGAGATACGGAAAGTGATGTTGAGGACGAGGAGAGAGTAGGTATCTCTGATATCGGGAGGACCGGATCTTCCAAAGTGCGACATTTTTCTCACCGCAGCTGCTAATGGATTCGGCGATGGAGAGAGTGGTGACCAGTAACAACAACGGCGGCGGATTCAGAGCTGAACCTCAACTAGGTCTCTGGTGGAAGAATGAGATTCTaacaatttttgtttatttcttcGAAAGTCCTTAACTTTAACTAAAATTTACGAACGGTCCTTAGCTTTTACAATCGATTTCGAGTTTAGTTTGTCTATTTCtatgccttttttttttatttaagttCTAAAACTAATTTGGTCCGTAACACGTTTGATAACGTTTTCATTTCATGTTTCTTATTTTTCGTTTTCtgtttcttattttctgttttttttagAATAACAAACAGAGATGTGTTTCATAActgtttttgtttcttgctttttaaaaaaaaaacagaaatataaaatgtatttgataactgtttaatgtttcatgtttcttatttattgcTTTCTTAATGATATCCTACATTAAATATGTTCACTTGCATCTAATACAATTagacattaaacaaaaatatatgtgATAGTTAAccattcatttctctaaaatctACCTCACTAACTttatcaaacaaaaatatatatcgATAGTTTACCACTCCTTTCTCTAAAATCTATGTCAATAACTTTATCAAACAAAAATACATGTATAGTTAAACActcttttttctaaaatctaCATCACTAAATTTAACAATATTTAccaaaataaatcatttttagACTTGAACGATATATTGTCATTTGTATAAGTTTTCGTTCTAAACATTTAACACATTACCTTGAATATGAGATTAAAACTGGAAGAATGAAACTTTCTATAAAATTTGAGATGGAAAAGGTATTTAATTCATTTTTGTCCTATATAATCCTTACAATTATATTTATACGAAAAATTGTCATAGATACCGTACTCTCGTTTTCGTTTTACAAAATTGGCATCTTCTTTTTAAAATCATTGAAATAACCACTCTTGATCAAGAGATTGAAGTTGGTGATGGTTAAAAAATAACATTTTCTTACTCATCAATTGTGTTTGAGTTTTTTTGGTGCATCTCGAGAGATTAGACACTAAAATtctagtattttttttctttgaggCTTTCGCCTAGTTTGATCTCAGACAATGTCTCAAGCTTTTAGAGGCTAGGAATTGGGTTGAGCTCATGTCTTCACTTTCCAAGATCGAGTTAGATCAAACCAATCCAATGACGAAGATGTTGTAGACATTATCATTGAGTTAGAATATGTTTCTTCATAATACAAACTCCTTCCTCCACTGCATTATTCCATATTATATAGCTTTTCCTGTACGTGCCTCACGTATACTAAAGTAACATCTTTATTTTGTTGAATAAACatgaaaaattttcattttgataaCTCAAAACATTGAACCAAAATGGGATCGACTTTAGTTTCTAAAATTAGGAATATAAAACATCTTTTCTAATATGCAATCCTCACTTACACCTCCAAAGAGTTGGTGAGAGAACGAAAGAAAGAAATACAAATCGAAAGAGAACAACGAACCTAAAATCGAAGTTTTAATTCCTTTGTAAAAgtaactaataaaaaaaagcaTACAATTCTTACGATAAAGAGtgaattattatttttgaacAATTTAGGTTGGTGGAAccaaattattttgttttggagaatgtaaataaataaatgggttGGGACTACGTCATATAAAATAAGTATTTGGGAAAAAAGTGGAGTACGATGAAGAGATGAAATCAACGGTTAGATTGGGTCCAACGGCTATAACCAACGGTCAAAATCAAAAGGACGGCAACCGTCCAAGACGGTGGCTCTTCAAAACCTTGTCGGTAAATTCCCCATTTTCCCATAATAAAAAGAGAATTGTAAATAAAGAACTGAAAATATCTCCAaattaaaatgattaaaaagaaaagtagcCGTTACCATTCAACAAAACAACAAAGCTCTATAAAGTGATCAATCCAAAACCAAAAACCCATTAAAATTCTTCTTACCTAATAGCTAACAATTCCTCTGTAAATGGGTTGCTGATAAACCCCATCATCCATTCTTTGGATCAATCAAACATATACATTTTTCTAACTCTTCTATTGATTCTGGGTTGTGTTAATTTCtgtttttcaaaaagaaaaaccctctttttttttgttcaaattcATACGAATTTCTTTACGATAGTCTATCTTTTTGTTTCGATTGGGACTCTGTTTTCCTTTTCCCTTTAACTGCAGCGTTTtgatttttgttgattttttcaGGTTCAGATATTTGTAAAGTGCAGCAATGGAGGTAGTTTTGATTCCATTTTCTGCTGATCAATCTCGCAGTTTTAATCCTCAAAATTTCTCTCCGGCCACCGTTCACGCCGGTCTTCTTAACTTCCCTCTGCGGGGAATCCCATATAACGGCCGCCGCCACCACCAGCAACCGCCACTTCTCCCTTTGCCCCGCCGTCCACTTCCCCCTTCGGAAACCGGAGCCACGTCCTTCTTTCGCCAAAAGTGTGTGAAATTCAGAGACCAATCTCTTAACCCAAAGAAATCAAAGCCAATAAAACGAAGTAGGGGTCCACCAGCGGCGAAATCGACGGTGGAATTAGTGATCATTGATTCCACCAATAGACTGGGGCCGGAGCCGTGCCACGTTCCTAAAGATTTATGGAGAGTTCTAGGATTACGGCCGTCGGCGCCGATGTGCAAAAGTACCCGAAGTTGGGAGACGGCAGCGGAAATTGAGTTTTCGGGGTCGGCATGCAGCCAATCGCCGCCGCCGAGTAGCGTTCCGCTTCCGAAATTCTCTCTGAGACGGAAGGTGGTTGGTTGTAACGTGGAGGGCGCCGGAGTAGACGCCGGCGCCACTGACAATCTCAGGCGACTATTGCGCCTCCGATGAAGAAGGTTTATGGTTTAATATTGAAAGGGTATTTCTTTGTGTGTTTCTCGCGATCACCACCTTGGTTTTTTGAAATGGGAGGTGAACAAACCAAAACCTGAAAGTCTCTACTTGTAAGTTGTAACCTTTTAGATTCATTAGGGTTTGTAATTCAACAAAGAATATGGTTAAATACATTAGGGTTTGTATGTTAAAAATGGTCACGGTAGTCTCTCAACTTTGACTTTTAAAATGCTATTAACTTGGTCATATTGTTGCGTGCGCAACAATTTAGAGTAAAGTATCGAGAAAGCATGGGTTGAGAGGTCTGACTAGTAAATATTGGAGCCAAGTGTAAAAACTGAGATCGGAAtataaaattgatgttttttTAAGTGGGTAAATTTCACTAACTTCTTAAACTGAACAACAAGCGAAGTTTTACTTTCTTATTTTGAACAAAAAGCGAAGTTCACAACTCCATACTTCCTTATTTTACTTTCAAAATCCGTTGGCCACGCCTAAatctaaatttgtaatttaaaaaaatgctCTTGCGAAACTAATAAAATTCTTGACCATGCACGCATTTTTAagtcttaattaattaataaaaagattTGTAAAACTTTATGAAAAAAatcatgttttttttaatagaaaaccATCGACCTAAATCATAGTTTCTCAACAGACAAATTGGATTTCTTCTCAAACTCATCTTATCCAGGCCAACATTGGAGAGGAAGGGCTCCTAAGTCTCTTTCCCCCTTAAGTTAGGCCCTCAAATTCAAATCTGAAAGGTTGATGGAGCGAATCTCGTCATATTTTGCTACTTAGGTCATATTCTTAGAATACTACCAAAACTAGAAACAAAATTACTACCAAACCAAATCAATCAACGAATTTTGCTACTTCGTCATATTCTCATATAGAGTAAATCATCCCATTGAAGATCGAGTTTAATTGTTTAATAACATAATTCATCATGTTAAAGCTTTTGGATTCCAATGGAACCACCCAACTAATCCAAGGATGAAAACACTGACATCCTAGAAAAAATTGCATGGAAGATCAATTCTCTCTAGTCTGATGATGGCATTTAGTGCAGGTATAAAATGTGGTCTGCCCTTCATCAGCCGATCTCATCTGCATTTTTATTCAAACCACACTCAAACTTATGACTCTTTctaatggaaaaaaaaagagacagAAATAAACCCTAAATAACCCACAATTCTAGTTTTGTTAATGTTTGTAAAGTGTACCTGTCTGCTCTCAAACCAAGCTTCATCATTTCCACATTTTTCACACCTTCTCCTTTCCTGTCAAACATCACACAGCTTCATATTAGTGGACTACATATCTCAAGCAAAATCGAATACCATACAACTTATTTTCTCCTACTACCTTTGCTAGCTGCATTTTCTCTTCACCAATTAGTGAAATTCCCAACTGCTTTCTAATTTCCTGCAATGCCACGAGGATTTCAAAATCAAACATTTCTTTGATATCCGACAACCGAATAGAAGGGAGCATCATATGAATATTACATCATATAGACATTTGCTAATACTAAAAATTTTCACGGTTCCAGATGTTCTACCCAATAAGAATTTCCAGGGTCTGGTTTATTGATTTGCCTGGACCTAGAGAACTATTACAGATAGCTTGTTTAAGCCCTTCTCACAATCCACAAAAACCCAGAAACAATCCTAGCAAGCATCATAAAAGTAGCAGAAATTATAAGAGAATGCTAAAGTTTAAAAAGCATTGCTAAAGGCGTGTTGCAGAAAGGATACTGTGCCTTAGACCTAGAAAGCATGGGGATAGTGCTTATGATTCAAAAGGCATACCTCAGCAGTAACTGTGTAACTTATTTCTCTACCGTTGATCTCTGAAATAAGCCATGAGAATTCGGTTAGAGATGCCAAATAAAAGAGtgcataaaatattaaaacagtAGTTTCTCAATTGCATTTGCTCAACTTCAATATCTCCATTCATGAAAGCATACCATCAACTTCTAAAATAATTTGGTATACACCCTTCAGAACATCAATTTCAAGATTTATAATTGAATGACATTGAGGGAAATCGTGATGGCACTTGGGC
This genomic window contains:
- the LOC103488401 gene encoding serine/arginine-rich splicing factor SC35-like yields the protein MSHFGRSGPPDIRDTYSLLVLNITFRTTADDLYPLFDKYGKVVDVFIPRDRRTGDSRGFAFVRYKYADEAQKAIDKLDGRMLDGREIMVQFAKYGPNAEKIRKGRVMESSSKTRGRSRSRSPRSRHRDDYRDRDYRRRSRSRSRERYDRDRPHRSERERYRSRSRSASPDRSKDRRRGRDDDERRSASHSDRSMSPTRHSPDTQRSISPRRTPPSRGRSDNERSPKGDNGSPDDKPVDSRSPSPARSDADE
- the LOC103488399 gene encoding uncharacterized protein LOC103488399; the protein is MAYSRGHDFLFCNLCGTMLSFCSTKYVECPLCKSKRSAKEINGREISYTVTAEEIRKQLGISLIGEEKMQLAKERRRCEKCGNDEAWFESRQMRSADEGQTTFYTCTKCHHQTREN